A genomic window from Candidatus Kouleothrix ribensis includes:
- a CDS encoding mannonate dehydratase gives MIQIAEFLPPTPAPLWKLAKQAGVDWAVGGLPFGEPFNGADAPWDYLPLLRMKQRYESGGFNLAVIEARPPLNLAKRGLPGRDAEIASVCTLIENMGRLGIPVWCYEWMTDFNWLRTSTSTASRGGSVVTSFDNALMRDAPPSEHGPISDEQLWANLEYFLQRVLPVAERAGVKLAMHPDDPPLSPIRGVSRIMRSVENFQRLLALVPSPANGITMCQGNFTLMTTDLPGVIRDFGRQGKIFFVHFRDVQGTPEQFHETWHDAGQTDMLACMRAYRAIGFEGVLRPDHVPTVEGDSNDNAGYSSFGRLYAIGYIRGLRQAVYAE, from the coding sequence ATGATCCAGATTGCCGAGTTTCTGCCACCCACGCCCGCGCCGCTGTGGAAGCTCGCGAAACAGGCGGGGGTCGATTGGGCCGTAGGCGGCCTGCCGTTCGGCGAACCGTTTAACGGCGCGGATGCGCCGTGGGACTACCTGCCGCTGCTGCGTATGAAGCAGCGCTACGAAAGCGGCGGCTTCAACCTGGCGGTGATCGAGGCGCGCCCGCCGCTGAACCTGGCCAAGCGCGGGCTGCCCGGCCGCGATGCCGAGATCGCCAGCGTGTGTACGCTGATCGAGAACATGGGCCGGCTGGGCATCCCGGTGTGGTGCTACGAGTGGATGACCGACTTCAACTGGCTGCGCACCAGCACCAGCACGGCCTCGCGCGGCGGCTCGGTGGTGACTAGCTTCGACAATGCGCTGATGCGCGATGCACCGCCGAGCGAGCACGGGCCGATCAGCGACGAGCAGCTGTGGGCTAACCTGGAGTACTTCCTGCAGCGCGTGCTGCCGGTGGCCGAGCGGGCCGGCGTCAAGCTGGCCATGCACCCCGACGACCCGCCGCTCTCGCCCATCCGCGGCGTGAGCCGGATCATGCGCAGCGTCGAGAACTTCCAGCGCCTGCTCGCGCTCGTGCCAAGCCCGGCCAACGGCATTACCATGTGCCAGGGCAACTTCACACTCATGACCACCGACCTGCCCGGCGTGATCCGCGACTTCGGCCGGCAGGGCAAGATCTTCTTCGTTCATTTCCGCGACGTGCAGGGCACGCCCGAGCAGTTCCACGAGACATGGCACGACGCGGGGCAGACCGACATGCTCGCGTGCATGCGCGCCTACCGCGCGATCGGCTTCGAGGGCGTGCTGCGGCCCGACCACGTGCCGACTGTCGAGGGCGATAGTAACGACAACGCCGGCTACTCATCGTTCGGCCGGCTGTACGCGATCGGCTACATCCGCGGCCTGCGCCAGGCAGTCTATGCCGAGTAA
- a CDS encoding mandelate racemase/muconate lactonizing enzyme family protein, with protein MRITEVTTYIVGNAWKNWLFTRVDTDAGLHGIGEATLNGFAKATEAAIHELKRFVIGQDPFDVENHSLRLFREVYSDGGQIQGAALAGIEFACWDIMGKATQQPVYKLLGGRCHERLRVYANGWYRGPREPQSFHDKATEVVARGYTALKFDPFGSAWRVVDRADFALAIEIIAAVRDAVGPHVDILIEGHNRFSVHTALQFAEAMAPYAPTWFEAPVPPQRISSMVEVARRSPVPIACGEDYYCIQQFSELLAHDAVQIIQLEPQYLGMTMAKQVCGMVNAFNGVTAPHSAQGPLCSLVCAHLNMATPNFLIHEIFDEFNDDWSARILTNPVQVRDGYIELGDDRAGWGSDLNYDEIAKHPYNPNNFLPLFRAGWERRTPVAG; from the coding sequence ATGAGAATCACCGAAGTCACAACCTACATCGTCGGCAATGCCTGGAAGAACTGGCTGTTCACCCGCGTCGACACCGACGCGGGCCTGCACGGCATCGGCGAGGCGACACTCAACGGCTTCGCCAAAGCCACCGAGGCGGCCATCCACGAGCTGAAGCGCTTCGTGATCGGCCAGGATCCGTTCGATGTCGAGAATCATAGCCTGCGGCTGTTCCGCGAGGTCTACTCGGATGGCGGGCAGATCCAGGGCGCCGCGCTGGCCGGGATCGAGTTTGCCTGCTGGGACATCATGGGCAAGGCCACGCAGCAGCCGGTGTACAAGCTACTGGGCGGGCGCTGCCACGAGCGCCTGCGCGTGTATGCCAACGGCTGGTATCGTGGGCCGCGCGAGCCGCAGAGCTTCCACGATAAAGCCACAGAAGTGGTGGCACGCGGCTACACTGCGCTGAAGTTCGACCCGTTCGGCTCGGCCTGGCGCGTGGTCGATCGGGCCGACTTCGCGCTGGCGATCGAGATTATTGCCGCAGTGCGCGACGCGGTCGGCCCGCATGTCGACATCCTGATCGAGGGCCATAATCGCTTTAGCGTGCATACCGCGCTCCAGTTCGCCGAGGCCATGGCGCCCTACGCGCCGACCTGGTTCGAGGCGCCGGTGCCGCCCCAGCGGATCAGCTCGATGGTTGAAGTGGCCAGGCGCAGCCCGGTGCCAATAGCCTGCGGCGAAGATTACTACTGCATCCAGCAGTTCAGCGAGCTGCTGGCGCACGATGCGGTGCAGATCATCCAGCTCGAGCCGCAGTACCTGGGCATGACCATGGCGAAGCAGGTTTGCGGTATGGTCAACGCCTTCAATGGCGTCACTGCCCCGCACAGCGCGCAGGGGCCGCTGTGCTCGCTGGTGTGCGCGCACCTGAACATGGCCACGCCGAACTTCCTGATCCACGAGATCTTCGATGAGTTCAACGACGACTGGAGTGCGCGCATTCTGACCAACCCGGTGCAGGTGCGCGACGGCTATATCGAGCTGGGCGACGACCGGGCCGGCTGGGGTAGCGATCTGAACTACGACGAGATCGCCAAACACCCGTATAACCCGAACAACTTCCTGCCGCTGTTCCGGGCCGGCTGGGAGCGCCGCACGCCGGTGGCAGGGTAG
- a CDS encoding NAD(P)-dependent oxidoreductase, with the protein MRIAITGGSGGIGRAVIDLALAQGHAVVSIDRARPTDELARADVTFVEADIAQYDALEQALHGCDALIHLAAIPSPGQHPDHIVHNNNVVGSYNALRAAAELGIWRVCQASSVNAIGHSYSRAPRYDYFPLDEQHPTYNEDPYSLSKWICEQQADSFVRRYEQMRIASLRFHWVTEDPAAPAKFYRDLDSLQAKHLWAWTHRSAAARACLLGVTADFRGHEVFFIVAPTTVVSTPSLELVQRFYPGLPVRGDLSGTRSFFDSSKAERLLGWNHDA; encoded by the coding sequence ATGCGAATTGCTATTACCGGCGGCAGCGGCGGCATTGGCCGCGCCGTGATCGATCTGGCGCTGGCCCAGGGCCACGCGGTCGTGAGCATCGACCGCGCGCGCCCGACCGACGAGCTGGCCCGCGCCGACGTGACATTCGTCGAGGCCGACATAGCGCAGTACGATGCGCTTGAGCAGGCGCTGCACGGCTGCGACGCGCTGATCCACCTGGCGGCGATCCCCTCGCCCGGCCAGCACCCCGACCACATCGTGCATAACAATAACGTCGTCGGCAGCTACAACGCGCTGCGCGCCGCCGCCGAGCTAGGCATCTGGCGGGTGTGCCAGGCCTCGAGCGTCAACGCAATCGGCCACTCGTACAGCCGCGCACCGCGCTACGACTACTTCCCGCTCGACGAGCAGCACCCGACCTACAACGAAGACCCGTACAGCCTCTCGAAGTGGATCTGCGAGCAGCAGGCCGACTCGTTCGTGCGCCGCTACGAACAGATGCGCATCGCCAGCCTGCGCTTCCACTGGGTGACGGAAGACCCGGCCGCCCCCGCGAAGTTCTACCGCGACCTGGACAGCCTGCAGGCCAAACACCTGTGGGCCTGGACGCACCGCAGCGCGGCGGCGCGCGCATGCCTGCTGGGCGTCACGGCCGACTTTCGCGGCCACGAGGTGTTCTTCATCGTCGCGCCCACCACCGTGGTCAGCACGCCATCACTCGAGCTGGTGCAGCGGTTCTACCCTGGCCTGCCGGTGCGCGGCGATCTAAGCGGCACACGCAGCTTCTTCGACAGCAGCAAGGCCGAGCGGCTGCTCGGCTGGAACCACGACGCGTAG
- a CDS encoding SDR family oxidoreductase, with product MSLTIDLSGRRALVTGVSSGIGAAIALALAQAGCDVAGCGAEAAASPGAQAFVADAERQGRRAFYQAADLADAAAARAFVAWGAAQLGGVEIVVSNAGRNYNLGAAACSEEAWRANMDLNLAAHWRVAQAAKPLLDQAARAVVIIIASNHAFVTIANSFPYNVAKAGLTAMVQSLALEWGPHIRAVGVAPGFIDTPMNTEWFGRFGDPAAKRAQIEALHPVGRIGSPAEIGALCAFLASPLAGFISGTTILADGGRSAVMQDA from the coding sequence ATGAGCCTGACGATCGATCTGAGCGGCCGGCGCGCGCTGGTGACGGGCGTAAGCAGCGGGATCGGCGCGGCGATTGCGCTGGCGCTGGCGCAGGCCGGCTGCGACGTGGCCGGCTGCGGGGCCGAAGCTGCGGCCAGCCCTGGCGCGCAGGCCTTCGTGGCCGATGCCGAGCGGCAGGGCCGGCGCGCGTTCTACCAGGCCGCCGACCTGGCCGATGCGGCGGCGGCGCGCGCATTCGTGGCCTGGGGTGCCGCGCAGCTTGGCGGCGTCGAGATCGTGGTGTCGAACGCCGGGCGTAACTATAACCTCGGCGCGGCGGCGTGCAGCGAGGAGGCCTGGCGCGCGAATATGGATCTGAACCTGGCGGCGCACTGGCGCGTGGCGCAGGCGGCCAAGCCATTGCTCGACCAGGCCGCGCGCGCGGTGGTGATCATCATCGCCTCGAATCATGCCTTTGTGACGATCGCCAACAGCTTCCCGTATAACGTCGCCAAGGCCGGCCTCACGGCTATGGTTCAGTCGCTGGCGCTGGAATGGGGTCCGCACATCCGCGCGGTTGGCGTTGCGCCTGGCTTTATCGACACGCCGATGAATACGGAGTGGTTTGGCCGCTTCGGCGACCCGGCCGCCAAGCGCGCGCAGATCGAGGCGCTGCACCCGGTTGGGCGGATCGGCAGCCCGGCCGAGATCGGCGCGCTGTGTGCGTTTCTGGCCAGCCCACTGGCCGGCTTCATCTCGGGCACGACGATTCTTGCCGACGGTGGGCGCAGCGCGGTGATGCAGGATGCCTGA
- a CDS encoding TfoX/Sxy family protein, translating into MAYDERLALRVRALLAGQAVLDEKKMFGGLTFMVNGHMCCGILGDELMLRVGPEQHGAMLAHEHARAMDFTGRRMRGMVMVAPAGLASDEALAAWLRPALGFVSTLPPK; encoded by the coding sequence ATGGCCTACGACGAGCGGCTGGCGTTGCGTGTGCGCGCGCTCCTAGCCGGCCAAGCGGTGCTGGACGAGAAGAAAATGTTTGGCGGGCTAACGTTTATGGTCAACGGCCATATGTGCTGTGGCATCCTTGGCGACGAGCTGATGCTGCGGGTTGGCCCTGAGCAGCATGGGGCGATGCTGGCACACGAACACGCGCGCGCGATGGATTTCACCGGGCGGCGCATGCGCGGGATGGTGATGGTGGCTCCGGCGGGCCTGGCCTCGGACGAGGCGTTGGCCGCGTGGCTGCGGCCGGCGCTCGGCTTCGTATCCACGCTGCCACCAAAATAA
- a CDS encoding DUF5107 domain-containing protein translates to MTRSSAAGFDTIEIDTGALALTIIPALGGKISSLRDRRSGREWLWRHPRMAYAQVPHGSVYTTSADTGGWDECFPSVAACAYPSAPWAGADVQDHGELWSQPAGLALHEDGDRAELTTRWQGVALPYTLERRIALRAGSATLRVEYRALSQADAPIAFIWCIHALLAIEPGMQLLLPPAARFNRWAELPDGLLAGERGLRYPPPLTAGAPSLASLPDRSAGVALKLWSDPLPAGAGWATLRAGDGELRMSWDVARLPQLAIWMNLGAWAADGGAPYYNLGLEPCIGAQDSLAQAVTTEHLFATLPPRGTYTWWLEIELAA, encoded by the coding sequence ATGACCCGGAGTAGTGCCGCAGGCTTCGACACGATCGAGATCGACACCGGCGCGCTGGCGCTGACGATCATCCCGGCGCTGGGCGGCAAGATCAGCAGCCTGCGCGATCGGCGCAGCGGCCGCGAGTGGCTGTGGCGGCACCCGCGCATGGCCTATGCCCAGGTGCCGCACGGCAGCGTGTATACCACCAGCGCCGACACCGGCGGATGGGACGAGTGCTTCCCCAGCGTGGCGGCCTGCGCCTACCCATCCGCACCATGGGCCGGCGCCGATGTGCAAGATCATGGCGAGCTGTGGTCGCAGCCGGCCGGGCTGGCACTGCACGAAGATGGCGATCGGGCCGAGCTGACGACGCGCTGGCAGGGCGTGGCGCTGCCGTATACCCTCGAGCGTCGCATCGCGCTGCGCGCCGGCTCGGCCACTCTGCGGGTCGAGTACCGTGCGCTTAGCCAGGCCGACGCGCCAATCGCGTTCATCTGGTGCATCCACGCGCTGCTGGCGATCGAGCCGGGGATGCAGCTGCTGCTGCCGCCGGCCGCGCGCTTCAACCGCTGGGCCGAGCTGCCAGACGGGCTGCTCGCCGGTGAGCGTGGGCTGCGCTACCCGCCGCCGCTGACGGCCGGCGCACCCAGCCTGGCCAGCCTGCCCGATCGATCGGCCGGCGTGGCGCTGAAGCTGTGGAGCGACCCGCTGCCGGCAGGCGCCGGCTGGGCCACGCTACGTGCCGGCGACGGCGAGCTGCGCATGAGCTGGGACGTAGCCCGGCTGCCGCAGCTGGCCATCTGGATGAACCTGGGCGCCTGGGCCGCCGACGGCGGCGCGCCCTACTACAACCTGGGGCTCGAGCCGTGCATTGGCGCGCAGGACTCGCTAGCCCAGGCGGTGACGACCGAACACCTGTTTGCGACACTGCCGCCGCGTGGAACATACACGTGGTGGCTAGAAATTGAGCTGGCGGCATGA
- a CDS encoding RraA family protein — protein MHIQPTREDMIALTSLNPFERFADGRPRVPDDLIERMKQVTTEEAWGVLRQHGYHRQFEGNWRETHPGTIMVGRAVTAQFLPHRPDYHDAIQQAGLNEGRSGIGGQNSWVIETLEHGDVMVVDIFGKIKDGTVVGDNLGTAVRTRTRAGAVIDGGIRDYQGLVQLTGVNFYMRGVDPTAIADVTLAGLNIPIRIGGITVLPGDVILGTPTGIIVIPPHLVQQVVDDSEAIRVRDEFGKLRLDQGIYISGEIDVPTWREDIEADFQAWKQAKRR, from the coding sequence ATGCATATACAACCCACGCGCGAGGACATGATCGCGCTGACTAGCCTGAACCCGTTCGAGCGCTTCGCCGATGGCCGGCCGCGTGTACCCGACGACCTGATCGAGCGCATGAAGCAGGTGACGACCGAAGAAGCCTGGGGCGTGCTGCGCCAGCACGGCTACCACCGCCAGTTCGAAGGCAACTGGCGCGAAACTCACCCCGGCACGATCATGGTCGGCCGCGCAGTCACCGCGCAGTTTTTGCCGCACCGGCCCGACTACCACGACGCCATCCAGCAGGCCGGCCTGAACGAAGGCCGCAGTGGCATTGGCGGCCAGAACTCGTGGGTGATCGAGACACTCGAGCACGGCGATGTGATGGTGGTCGATATTTTCGGCAAGATCAAGGACGGCACGGTGGTGGGCGACAACCTGGGCACCGCCGTGCGCACGCGCACCCGCGCCGGCGCAGTGATCGACGGCGGCATCCGCGACTACCAGGGCCTGGTGCAGCTGACCGGCGTCAACTTCTATATGCGCGGCGTCGACCCGACTGCGATTGCCGATGTGACGCTGGCCGGGCTGAATATTCCGATCCGGATCGGCGGCATCACCGTGCTGCCCGGCGACGTGATCCTCGGCACTCCTACCGGCATCATCGTGATCCCGCCACACCTGGTGCAGCAGGTGGTCGACGACAGCGAGGCCATCCGCGTGCGCGACGAGTTCGGCAAGCTACGGCTCGACCAGGGCATCTACATCAGCGGCGAGATCGATGTGCCGACCTGGCGTGAAGACATCGAAGCCGACTTCCAGGCCTGGAAGCAGGCGAAGCGCCGATGA
- a CDS encoding starvation-sensing protein RspA, translated as MKITKVRSILTAPEGIALVVVKVETDQDGLYGLGCATFTQRATVVAKAVDDYLDPLMQGRDPRNIEDLWHMMYVNSYWRNSGVLNNAISGVDMALWDIKGKLANMPVYDLLGGKCREAAMVYRHADGRDPQEVLENVIAYQEQGYLAVRCQMGGYGGRVKDITAATALPSKDAPQATHRMKTLDRPNSAFPGAYYDADAYARSIPPLFEYVRAKLGFDLFLLHDIHERIAPIDAIRMAKALEPYRLFFLEDPLAPDQIEWFRRLREQSATPIAMGELHNNPLEWRPLIAEQLIDFIRAHISQIGGLSPARKLAALCESFGVRTAWHGPGDVSPIGHAANLHLDLACHNFGIQEVINFSEALYEVFPGTPELRDGYVWANDRPGWGVDIDEQAAAKYPISVVPIEWTQSRWPDGSLWTP; from the coding sequence ATGAAAATAACCAAAGTCCGGTCGATCCTGACCGCGCCTGAGGGCATCGCGCTGGTGGTTGTGAAGGTCGAGACCGACCAGGACGGCCTGTATGGCCTGGGCTGCGCCACCTTCACCCAGCGTGCCACGGTGGTGGCCAAGGCGGTCGACGACTACCTCGACCCGTTGATGCAGGGCCGCGACCCGCGCAATATCGAAGATCTCTGGCACATGATGTACGTCAACTCGTACTGGCGCAACAGCGGTGTGCTGAACAATGCGATCAGCGGTGTCGATATGGCCCTGTGGGACATCAAGGGCAAGCTCGCGAATATGCCAGTGTACGACCTGCTGGGCGGCAAGTGCCGCGAGGCCGCGATGGTCTATCGCCACGCCGATGGCCGCGACCCGCAGGAGGTGCTCGAGAACGTGATCGCGTACCAGGAGCAGGGCTACCTGGCGGTGCGCTGCCAGATGGGTGGCTACGGCGGCCGTGTGAAAGACATCACCGCTGCGACCGCGCTGCCCAGCAAAGACGCGCCGCAGGCAACCCACCGTATGAAGACGCTCGACCGGCCGAATAGCGCATTTCCCGGCGCCTACTACGACGCCGACGCCTACGCGCGCTCGATCCCGCCGCTGTTCGAGTATGTGCGCGCCAAGCTCGGCTTCGACCTGTTTCTGCTGCACGACATCCACGAGCGCATCGCGCCGATCGACGCCATTCGCATGGCCAAGGCGCTCGAGCCATACCGGCTGTTCTTCCTCGAAGATCCGCTGGCGCCCGATCAGATCGAGTGGTTCAGGCGGCTGCGCGAGCAGAGCGCCACGCCGATCGCTATGGGCGAGCTGCACAACAACCCGCTCGAGTGGCGCCCGCTGATCGCCGAGCAGCTGATCGACTTCATCCGCGCGCATATCTCGCAGATCGGTGGCCTGAGCCCGGCGCGCAAGCTGGCCGCGCTGTGCGAGTCGTTTGGCGTGCGCACGGCCTGGCACGGCCCCGGCGATGTCTCGCCGATCGGCCATGCCGCTAACTTGCACCTCGACCTGGCATGCCACAACTTTGGCATCCAGGAGGTGATTAACTTTAGCGAGGCGCTCTACGAGGTGTTTCCCGGCACGCCCGAGCTGCGCGACGGCTATGTGTGGGCCAACGATCGGCCCGGCTGGGGTGTGGATATCGACGAGCAGGCTGCGGCGAAATATCCGATCAGTGTCGTGCCGATCGAGTGGACGCAGAGCCGCTGGCCCGACGGCAGCCTGTGGACGCCCTAG
- a CDS encoding GntR family transcriptional regulator: MHRTNQLATALRTAIAQGIYSDGQLIPSERELASSQGLSRTTVRRAIELLVNEGVLYRVPGAGTYVGRLHESASEHATLGLILPSLANPYFGELATAIERESTRTGYQLLLGQSNLISRSEVPYLARYAENTAVKGVITISSGHEIPGESYEQLARLGKPFLFVVRHAETVMADSVATDHVGGARELMQYLIGLGHRRIAYIGEPDVRLSRHYQGYLEALQAAGLPADPQLQVAAALGDFEQGGEAGTRELLARGVPFTAIFAQIDIVAIGVLRALRAAGLRVPADVSLVGFDNIPSAAHLDPPLTSVDHTVSEIGRLAVLLLQDRISGRYDGPTRRVIIQPRLVLRASSAAPGMRV, encoded by the coding sequence GTGCATCGAACCAATCAGCTGGCTACGGCGCTGCGCACCGCGATCGCGCAGGGCATCTATAGCGACGGCCAGCTGATTCCTTCGGAGCGCGAGCTAGCCAGCAGCCAGGGACTCTCGCGCACGACGGTGCGGCGCGCGATCGAGCTGCTGGTCAACGAAGGTGTGCTCTACCGGGTGCCCGGCGCAGGCACCTACGTCGGCCGGCTGCACGAGTCGGCCAGCGAGCATGCCACGCTCGGGCTGATCCTGCCTTCGTTGGCGAACCCATACTTTGGCGAGCTGGCGACCGCGATCGAGCGCGAGAGCACGCGCACCGGCTACCAGCTGCTGCTGGGCCAGTCGAACCTGATCAGCCGCAGCGAGGTGCCGTACCTGGCGCGCTACGCCGAGAACACGGCCGTAAAAGGCGTGATTACCATCTCGTCGGGCCACGAGATCCCCGGCGAGTCGTACGAGCAGCTGGCGCGGCTCGGGAAGCCGTTTTTGTTCGTTGTCCGCCACGCCGAGACGGTGATGGCCGACTCAGTGGCGACCGATCATGTCGGTGGGGCGCGCGAGCTGATGCAGTACCTGATCGGGCTAGGCCACCGCCGGATCGCGTATATCGGCGAGCCGGATGTGCGCCTGTCGCGGCACTACCAGGGCTACCTCGAGGCGCTGCAGGCAGCCGGGCTGCCGGCCGACCCGCAGCTGCAGGTGGCGGCCGCGCTGGGCGATTTCGAGCAGGGCGGCGAGGCTGGCACGCGCGAGCTGCTGGCACGTGGCGTGCCGTTCACGGCGATCTTTGCCCAGATCGATATCGTGGCGATCGGCGTGCTGCGCGCGCTGCGCGCGGCCGGCCTGCGTGTGCCGGCCGATGTCTCGCTGGTCGGCTTCGACAACATCCCCAGCGCGGCCCACCTCGACCCGCCGCTCACCAGTGTTGACCATACGGTGAGTGAAATTGGGCGGCTGGCGGTGCTGCTGCTACAAGACCGAATCAGCGGCCGTTACGACGGCCCGACCCGGCGTGTGATCATCCAGCCGCGGCTGGTGCTGCGTGCTTCGTCGGCCGCGCCCGGCATGCGAGTATAA
- a CDS encoding mandelate racemase/muconate lactonizing enzyme family protein, with protein MSDPNTPQPEDHVRTSSRPSELRITDMRTATVGWDTWFFTIIRIDTNQGLSGYGEVRDLASKNYALALKPRVLGENPCNLDRIFRKIKQFGHHGRQAGGVCAVEMALLDLAGKAYGVPAYALAGGKFRDRIRMYCDTPNEPTGAAMGKRLQERLERGFTMLKMDLGVQPLIGVKDALSWPQGMLPGDPDDKLERMLNLHTLMHPFTHVRLTPKGIALICEYVEQVRAVVGNEVPIAADHFGHIGVDDCIRLGQALEPYNLAWLEDLVPWQYTDMWVQIERALHTPVCTGEDIYLKDGFRPLLEARAVNVIHPDLATSGGILETKRIGDMAQEHGISMALHMAGTPISTMASVHCAAATENFIALEHHFSEVPFWGDLIDGVPKPIIQGGYISVPDAPGLGFEINEDAIRAHLVAWDQGLFAPTPEWDRIHSHDRLWS; from the coding sequence ATGAGCGACCCGAACACTCCCCAACCTGAAGATCACGTGCGTACCTCCTCGCGCCCGAGCGAGCTACGCATTACCGACATGCGCACGGCCACGGTTGGCTGGGACACCTGGTTCTTCACGATCATCCGGATCGACACGAACCAGGGCCTCAGCGGCTACGGCGAGGTGCGCGACCTGGCGAGCAAGAACTATGCGCTGGCGCTCAAGCCGCGCGTGCTGGGCGAGAACCCCTGCAACCTCGACCGAATCTTCCGCAAGATCAAGCAGTTTGGCCACCACGGCCGCCAGGCCGGCGGCGTGTGTGCGGTCGAGATGGCGCTGCTCGACCTGGCCGGCAAGGCCTACGGCGTGCCGGCCTACGCGCTGGCCGGCGGCAAGTTTCGCGACCGCATCCGCATGTATTGCGATACGCCCAACGAGCCAACCGGCGCGGCCATGGGCAAACGGCTGCAAGAGCGGCTCGAGCGCGGCTTCACCATGCTCAAGATGGACCTGGGCGTGCAGCCGCTGATTGGCGTGAAAGACGCGCTGAGCTGGCCGCAGGGCATGCTACCGGGCGACCCCGACGACAAACTCGAGCGCATGCTCAACCTGCACACGCTGATGCACCCGTTCACGCACGTGCGCCTGACACCCAAGGGCATCGCGCTGATCTGCGAGTACGTCGAGCAGGTGCGCGCGGTAGTGGGCAACGAGGTGCCGATCGCGGCCGATCATTTCGGCCATATCGGCGTCGACGACTGCATCCGGCTGGGCCAGGCGCTCGAACCCTACAACCTGGCCTGGCTGGAAGACCTGGTGCCGTGGCAGTATACCGACATGTGGGTGCAGATCGAGCGCGCGCTGCACACCCCGGTGTGTACCGGCGAAGACATCTACCTGAAAGACGGCTTCCGGCCACTGCTCGAGGCCCGCGCGGTCAATGTTATACACCCCGACCTGGCCACCAGCGGCGGGATTCTCGAGACCAAGCGGATCGGCGACATGGCCCAGGAGCATGGCATCAGCATGGCCCTGCACATGGCCGGCACGCCGATCAGCACCATGGCCAGCGTCCACTGCGCCGCCGCCACCGAGAACTTTATCGCGCTCGAGCATCATTTCAGCGAGGTTCCATTCTGGGGCGATTTGATCGACGGCGTGCCCAAGCCGATCATCCAGGGCGGCTACATTAGCGTGCCCGACGCGCCCGGCCTGGGCTTCGAGATCAACGAAGATGCGATCAGGGCGCACCTGGTCGCGTGGGATCAGGGTTTGTTCGCGCCCACACCCGAGTGGGATCGCATCCACAGCCACGATCGGCTCTGGTCGTAA
- a CDS encoding dihydrodipicolinate synthase family protein, which produces MSKQIAGIIPIVAAPFTSAGALDEDSFQALVRHLLGTGAQALTLFGLATEFYKLADAERARMQALLLAETSASAEVAGVISITDHSWELAAERARAAEQQGADAIMVLPPYFLGPAEPAIFEHLRRVIGAVRIPAIVQYAPAQTGVRIAPDLFLRLRDELPNAEFVKVETQPPGRYVAQLAERSAGRLRALVGYAGVQMPDVLARGAVGIQPGCSFTEVYSELWRRWASDPAGFHALHTQLLPYISYWMQGVELIVRAEKVILKRRGIIASDYCRSPAYALDARELAQIEQFLESFAPFLAR; this is translated from the coding sequence ATGAGCAAGCAGATTGCCGGAATTATCCCGATCGTCGCAGCCCCATTCACCAGCGCCGGCGCGCTCGACGAGGACAGCTTTCAGGCGCTGGTGCGGCACCTGCTAGGCACCGGCGCGCAGGCACTCACGCTGTTTGGGCTGGCGACCGAATTCTATAAGCTTGCCGACGCTGAGCGCGCGCGCATGCAGGCGCTGCTGCTGGCCGAAACCAGCGCCTCGGCCGAGGTGGCCGGCGTGATCTCGATCACCGACCATAGCTGGGAGCTGGCGGCCGAGCGCGCGCGCGCGGCCGAGCAGCAGGGCGCCGATGCGATCATGGTGCTGCCGCCCTACTTCCTCGGCCCGGCCGAGCCGGCGATATTCGAGCACCTCAGGCGTGTGATCGGCGCCGTGCGCATCCCGGCGATCGTGCAGTATGCCCCGGCCCAGACGGGCGTGCGCATTGCGCCCGACCTGTTCCTGCGGCTGCGCGACGAGCTGCCCAACGCCGAGTTTGTGAAGGTCGAGACCCAGCCGCCCGGCCGCTATGTCGCGCAGCTGGCCGAGCGCTCGGCCGGCCGCCTGCGGGCGCTGGTGGGCTATGCCGGCGTGCAGATGCCCGATGTGCTGGCACGCGGCGCCGTGGGCATCCAGCCCGGCTGCTCGTTCACCGAGGTATATAGCGAGCTGTGGCGCCGCTGGGCGAGCGACCCGGCCGGCTTCCACGCGCTGCACACGCAGCTGCTGCCCTACATCAGCTATTGGATGCAGGGCGTTGAGCTGATCGTGCGCGCCGAGAAAGTTATTCTCAAGCGCCGCGGCATTATCGCCAGCGACTATTGCCGTAGCCCGGCCTATGCGCTCGACGCGCGCGAGCTGGCGCAGATCGAGCAGTTTTTGGAATCGTTTGCCCCGTTTCTGGCACGCTAG